A DNA window from Sporosarcina sp. ANT_H38 contains the following coding sequences:
- the cymR gene encoding cysteine metabolism transcriptional regulator CymR, giving the protein MKISTKGRYGLTIVVELGSKFGEGPVPLRKIAEEQKLSEAYLEQLIPPLRNSGIVKSVRGAYGGYMLAKPPTEITAGDVIRILEGPIQVVEGLEGSDIPQQELWKRIGEAVRSVLDTTTIEDLMKSGEEDNRDSYMFYI; this is encoded by the coding sequence ATGAAGATTTCTACAAAAGGTAGATATGGATTAACAATTGTTGTTGAGCTTGGCTCTAAATTCGGGGAAGGTCCAGTTCCGCTAAGGAAAATTGCGGAAGAACAGAAATTGTCTGAAGCGTATCTTGAGCAACTAATTCCACCTCTTCGTAACAGTGGAATCGTGAAAAGTGTCCGCGGCGCTTATGGCGGATATATGTTGGCTAAGCCACCAACTGAAATTACTGCGGGGGATGTTATCCGGATTCTTGAAGGACCCATCCAAGTTGTAGAAGGGCTAGAAGGATCTGATATTCCGCAACAAGAACTTTGGAAACGAATCGGTGAAGCTGTACGTAGTGTCCTCGACACAACAACGATTGAAGATTTGATGAAATCGGGTGAAGAAGATAATCGCGATAGCTATATGTTTTACATTTAA